A section of the Bos indicus isolate NIAB-ARS_2022 breed Sahiwal x Tharparkar chromosome 26, NIAB-ARS_B.indTharparkar_mat_pri_1.0, whole genome shotgun sequence genome encodes:
- the NKX2-3 gene encoding homeobox protein Nkx-2.3: MMLPSPVTSTPFSVKDILNLEQQQQQHFHGAHLQADLEHHFHSAPCMLAAAEGTQFSDGGEEDEEEEGEKLSYLNSLATADGHGDSGLCPQSFVHTVLRDSCSGPKEHEEEPEVVRDGNQKSCQLKKPLEAAGDCKAAEESERPKPRSRRKPRVLFSQAQVFELERRFKQQRYLSAPEREHLASSLKLTSTQVKIWFQNRRYKCKRQRQDKSLELGGHAPPPPPRRVAVPVLVRDGKPCVTPGAPAYGAPYSVGAGAYSYNSFPAYGYGNSAAAAAAAAAAAAAAAAYSGSYGCAYPASGGSGGGGGGASSAASAMQPACSASGGGPFVNVSNLAGFGGGGGAQPLHQGATAGAACAQGTLQGIRAW, translated from the exons ATGATGTTACCAAGCCCGGTCACCTCCACCCCTTTCTCAGTCAAAGACATTCTGAatctggagcagcagcagcaacagcacttCCACGGCGCGCACCTGCAGGCGGACTTGGAGCACCACTTCCACTCGGCGCCCTGCATGCTGGCCGCCGCTGAGGGGACGCAGTTTTCGGACGGAGGGGAGGAAGACGAGGAAGAAGAGGGCGAGAAACTGTCCTATTTGAACTCACTAGCTACAGCCGATGGCCACGGGGATTCGGGGCTCTGCCCCCAGAGCTTTGTCCACACGGTCCTGCGAGACTCGTGCAGCGGGCCTAAGGAACATGAAGAGGAGCCCGAGGTCGTGAGGGACGGGAACCAAA AAAGCTGCCAACTGAAGAAACCTCTGGAGGCGGCCGGAGACTGTAAGGCGGCAGAGGAGAGCGAAAGGCCGAAGCCACGCAGCCGCCGGAAGCCCCGGGTCCTCTTCTCTCAAGCCCAAGTCTTCGAGCTGGAACGCAGGTTCAAGCAGCAGCGGTACCTGTCGGCGCCAGAGCGCGAGCACCTGGCCAGCAGCCTAAAGCTCACGTCCACCCAGGTGAAGATCTGGTTCCAGAATCGCAGGTACAAGTGCAAGAGACAGCGGCAGGACAAGTCTCTGGAGCTGGGCGGGCacgcgcccccgccgccgccgcgccgtGTGGCGGTGCCGGTGCTGGTGCGGGACGGCAAGCCGTGCGTCACTCCTGGCGCGCCAGCCTACGGCGCGCCCTACAGCGTGGGCGCGGGAGCCTACTCCTACAACAGCTTCCCCGCCTATGGCTATGGGAACTCGGCagccgccgccgcagccgccgccgctgcagccgccgccgccgcggcctaCAGCGGCAGCTATGGCTGTGCGTACCCGGCAAGCGGTGgcagtggcggcggcggcggcggggcctcCTCGGCGGCCTCGGCCATGCAGCCCGCCTGCAGTGCGTCTGGAGGCGGCCCCTTCGTGAACGTGAGCAACCTGGCCGGCttcgggggcggcggcggcgcgcaGCCGTTGCACCAGGGTGCGACGGCGGGGGCCGCGTGCGCTCAGGGTACCTTGCAGGGCATCCGGGCCTGGTAG